A stretch of the Pseudomonas sp. ACM7 genome encodes the following:
- a CDS encoding response regulator transcription factor: MSDEIQVEGEGEELPHLLLVDDDATFTRVMARAMARRGFRVSTAGSAEEGLTIAQADLPDYAALDLKMDGDSGLVLLPKLLELDPEMRVVILTGYSSIATAVEAIKRGACNYLCKPADADDVLAALLSEHADLDTLVPENPMSVDRLQWEHIQRVLTEHEGNISATARALGMHRRTLQRKLQKRPVRR; encoded by the coding sequence ATGAGTGACGAGATCCAAGTCGAAGGCGAAGGCGAAGAACTGCCGCATTTGCTGCTGGTCGACGACGACGCAACGTTTACCCGGGTGATGGCCCGTGCCATGGCCCGCCGCGGCTTTCGCGTCAGCACCGCCGGTTCCGCCGAAGAAGGCCTGACCATCGCTCAGGCCGACCTGCCGGACTACGCCGCGCTGGACCTGAAAATGGACGGCGATTCCGGCCTGGTGCTGTTGCCCAAGCTCCTTGAACTGGACCCGGAAATGCGCGTGGTAATCCTCACCGGTTATTCGAGCATCGCCACCGCCGTCGAGGCGATCAAGCGCGGCGCCTGCAATTACCTGTGCAAACCGGCGGACGCCGATGACGTGTTGGCCGCGCTGCTCTCCGAGCACGCCGACCTCGACACGCTGGTGCCGGAAAACCCGATGTCGGTGGATCGCCTGCAGTGGGAGCACATCCAGCGCGTGCTGACCGAACACGAAGGCAACATCTCCGCCACGGCCCGCGCCCTGGGCATGCACCGCCGCACGCTGCAGCGCAAACTGCAGAAGCGCCCGGTTCGTCGTTGA
- a CDS encoding ABC transporter ATP-binding protein/permease — translation MNQNAEYSAVNDAVRGQFFRKVWAMITPYWRSEEKGKAWTLLIAVIALSLVSVGISVWFNTWYKDFYNALQQKDEAAFWRLILYFCGIAAVAIIGAVYRLYLTQMLTIRWRAWLTEKHFARWLGNKNYYQLEQGGYTDNPDQRISEDLNNFTSNTLELGIGLLRNIVSLVSFSIILWGVSGSIEVFGFTVPGYMFWCVLVYAVIGSWLTHLIGRRLIGLNNQQQRFEADLRFSMVRIRENAESIALYNGEPNENRRLSYRFGMVWHNFWDIMKVSKRLTFFTAGYSQAAIIFPFMVAAPRYFAGKIELGDLMQISSAFGNVQESFSWFISAYQNLAAWRATCDRLLSFRQAMTDNEERAPAIDVQNSGSALKMHNLGLDLADGRHLLTSADMTVEEGERVMLSGRSGSGKSTLLRAMGHLWPAGHGSIRLPAARYLFLPQKPYLPIGTLREALSYPQSGDTYPHERYVHVLEACRLPHLVARLDEANHWQRMLSPGEQQRLAFARALLYAPQWLYMDEATSAMDEEDEASLYQALIDEIPGLSIVSVGHRSSLKRFHPRHVRIENGHLVDQTVTA, via the coding sequence ATGAATCAGAACGCTGAATATTCCGCGGTCAACGATGCTGTGCGCGGGCAGTTTTTTCGCAAAGTCTGGGCGATGATCACGCCTTACTGGCGCAGTGAAGAGAAGGGCAAGGCCTGGACGTTGCTGATCGCTGTGATCGCGCTGTCGCTGGTCAGCGTGGGGATCTCGGTGTGGTTCAACACCTGGTACAAGGATTTTTACAACGCCCTGCAACAAAAGGACGAGGCGGCCTTCTGGCGGCTGATCCTGTATTTCTGCGGGATTGCGGCGGTGGCAATCATCGGTGCCGTCTACCGGCTCTATCTGACCCAGATGCTGACCATCCGCTGGCGAGCCTGGCTCACCGAAAAGCATTTTGCCCGCTGGCTCGGCAACAAGAATTACTACCAGCTGGAACAGGGCGGTTACACCGATAACCCGGACCAGCGGATTTCCGAAGACCTCAACAACTTCACCTCGAACACCCTGGAACTGGGCATTGGTTTGCTTCGCAACATTGTCAGCCTGGTGTCGTTCTCGATCATTCTGTGGGGCGTGTCGGGCAGTATCGAAGTGTTCGGTTTCACCGTTCCCGGCTACATGTTCTGGTGTGTGCTGGTCTATGCCGTGATCGGCAGCTGGCTGACGCATTTGATTGGTCGTCGCTTGATCGGTTTGAACAACCAACAACAACGTTTCGAAGCCGACCTGCGTTTTTCCATGGTGCGGATTCGCGAAAACGCCGAAAGCATTGCGCTGTACAACGGCGAGCCCAATGAAAACCGTCGCTTGAGCTACCGTTTCGGGATGGTCTGGCACAACTTCTGGGACATCATGAAGGTGTCCAAGCGTCTGACGTTCTTCACCGCCGGTTATAGCCAGGCCGCTATCATCTTTCCGTTCATGGTCGCGGCACCGCGTTACTTCGCTGGCAAGATCGAACTCGGCGATCTGATGCAAATCAGTTCGGCGTTCGGCAACGTGCAGGAGAGTTTCAGCTGGTTTATCAGTGCGTATCAGAATCTCGCCGCGTGGCGCGCCACCTGTGATCGACTGCTGAGTTTCCGCCAGGCCATGACCGACAACGAAGAGCGGGCGCCGGCCATCGACGTGCAGAATTCAGGTTCAGCGTTGAAGATGCACAACCTCGGCCTCGACCTGGCGGATGGTCGTCATCTGCTGACCAGCGCCGACATGACTGTGGAAGAGGGCGAGCGCGTCATGCTCAGCGGCCGTTCCGGCAGCGGCAAGTCGACCTTGCTGCGGGCGATGGGGCATCTGTGGCCGGCTGGCCACGGCAGCATTCGTCTGCCGGCGGCGCGTTATTTGTTCCTGCCGCAAAAACCCTATCTGCCGATCGGCACGTTGCGTGAAGCGCTGAGTTATCCACAGTCTGGCGATACATATCCGCACGAACGCTACGTTCATGTGCTGGAAGCCTGCCGTTTACCGCATCTCGTTGCCCGTCTGGACGAAGCCAATCACTGGCAGCGCATGTTGTCGCCGGGTGAGCAGCAACGCCTGGCCTTCGCTCGTGCGCTGCTGTATGCACCGCAATGGCTGTACATGGACGAAGCGACCTCGGCGATGGACGAGGAGGACGAAGCGTCGCTGTATCAGGCCTTGATCGATGAGATTCCGGGGTTGAGCATTGTCAGCGTCGGGCATCGCAGCAGCCTGAAGCGCTTCCATCCACGGCATGTTCGTATCGAGAATGGGCATCTGGTGGACCAGACCGTGACCGCATAA
- a CDS encoding NIPSNAP family protein, with protein sequence MTRVVEILMYTLKPGSGLDFHRIMQEVSVPLHLKAGVDVVSYGGSLHDDDSYHLIRSYESESHRQASQDLFYSSTEWKQGPRAGIISRIEVSTKTVMALTQDAIDTIRASRKSNQG encoded by the coding sequence ATGACTCGAGTTGTTGAAATCCTGATGTACACCTTGAAACCGGGATCAGGACTGGATTTCCATCGAATAATGCAGGAAGTAAGCGTTCCGCTTCATTTAAAGGCGGGTGTGGATGTCGTTTCTTATGGCGGCTCTTTGCATGACGATGATAGCTATCATTTGATTCGCTCCTATGAGAGCGAGAGCCATCGCCAAGCTTCTCAAGATCTTTTTTACTCAAGTACTGAGTGGAAGCAAGGTCCGAGAGCAGGCATCATCAGCCGAATTGAAGTCAGTACAAAGACAGTTATGGCGCTCACTCAAGATGCGATTGATACCATCAGAGCTTCCCGTAAATCTAACCAGGGCTGA
- a CDS encoding ATP-binding protein: MLAPVQITSATRQNLWRLTFIRTLVLAAQAGSVGLAYWLNLLPLPWFQLAATLGCSMLLCAFTAIRLRTSWPVTELEYAVQLACDLFIHSALLYFSGGSTNPFVSYYLVPLTIAAVTLPWRYSVILSGIALTMYTLLLARFYPLQTFPIARENLQVYGMWLSFALAAAVITFFAARMAEELRRQEELRAIRREEGLRDQQLLAVATQAAGAAHELGTPLATMSVLLKEMRQDHHDPMLQDDLSVLQDQVKLCKETLQQLVRAAEANRRLAVEMQDVTDWLDEALNRWHLMRPEASYRFQRLGQGTVPRMAPPPDLTQALLNLLNNAADACPEGLQVTLDWNAEDLTISIRDHGAGVPLAIAEQIGKPFFTTKGKGFGLGLFLSKASVTRAGGSVKLYSHEEGGTLTELRLPRVARGDEHE, translated from the coding sequence ATGCTCGCCCCCGTTCAAATCACTTCCGCAACTCGCCAGAATCTCTGGCGGCTGACGTTCATCCGTACATTGGTGTTGGCCGCTCAGGCCGGTTCCGTGGGCCTGGCCTACTGGCTCAACTTGCTGCCGCTGCCTTGGTTCCAACTGGCCGCGACCCTGGGTTGCTCGATGTTGCTGTGTGCGTTCACGGCGATTCGCCTGCGCACCTCATGGCCGGTTACCGAACTCGAATACGCCGTGCAACTGGCTTGCGACCTGTTTATCCACAGTGCCTTGCTGTATTTCTCCGGCGGCTCGACCAACCCTTTCGTCTCTTATTACCTGGTGCCGCTGACCATCGCCGCCGTGACCTTGCCGTGGCGTTATTCGGTGATTCTGTCCGGTATCGCGTTGACGATGTACACCCTGCTGCTGGCCCGCTTCTATCCGCTGCAAACCTTCCCGATCGCTCGGGAAAACCTGCAGGTTTACGGGATGTGGCTGAGTTTCGCCCTGGCCGCGGCGGTCATCACCTTCTTCGCCGCACGCATGGCCGAAGAGCTGCGCCGTCAGGAAGAACTGCGCGCCATCCGTCGCGAAGAGGGCCTGCGTGATCAGCAACTGCTGGCCGTCGCCACCCAGGCCGCCGGTGCGGCCCATGAACTGGGCACGCCGCTGGCGACCATGAGCGTGTTGCTCAAGGAAATGCGTCAGGACCATCACGACCCGATGTTGCAGGACGACCTGAGCGTGCTGCAGGATCAGGTCAAACTCTGCAAGGAAACCTTGCAGCAACTGGTGCGCGCCGCCGAGGCCAATCGCCGCTTGGCAGTGGAGATGCAGGACGTCACTGATTGGCTCGACGAAGCGCTGAACCGCTGGCACCTGATGCGCCCGGAAGCCAGTTATCGCTTCCAGCGACTGGGCCAAGGCACCGTGCCGCGCATGGCGCCGCCACCGGATCTGACCCAGGCGCTGCTGAATTTGCTCAACAACGCCGCCGACGCTTGCCCCGAAGGGCTGCAAGTGACGCTGGACTGGAATGCCGAGGATTTGACCATCAGCATTCGCGACCACGGCGCCGGTGTGCCGCTGGCCATCGCCGAGCAGATCGGCAAGCCGTTTTTTACCACCAAGGGCAAAGGTTTCGGCCTGGGCCTGTTTTTGAGCAAGGCCAGCGTGACACGCGCCGGCGGCTCAGTGAAACTCTACAGTCATGAGGAAGGCGGCACGCTCACCGAGCTGCGCCTGCCCCGTGTCGCCCGAGGAGACGAACATGAGTGA
- a CDS encoding SIMPL domain-containing protein (The SIMPL domain is named for its presence in mouse protein SIMPL (signalling molecule that associates with mouse pelle-like kinase). Bacterial member BP26, from Brucella, was shown to assemble into a channel-like structure, while YggE from E. coli has been associated with resistance to oxidative stress.) has product MHSFRRSAALLALSVGTVASLPALADDELHYNQIALRAEVSQEVARDLMIVTLYTEEQNTDPAKLAADVSTTMNKALAQAKQVKDITLRQGSRNSYPIYDTKGQKITGWRERAELRLESSDFAALSKLTGELLTDLKMGGMDFAIATPTRKASEDALLKEAVTAFKARAQLATDALGGKGYKIVNLNLNSNGYPQPYMRGPMMMKAAAMDSAPVTPEVEAGTSQVSMTADGAIEVLMQ; this is encoded by the coding sequence ATGCACAGTTTCCGCCGCAGCGCCGCCCTTCTTGCCCTTAGCGTTGGTACCGTCGCCAGCCTCCCGGCCCTGGCCGACGACGAACTTCATTACAACCAGATCGCCCTGCGCGCCGAAGTCAGTCAGGAAGTGGCCCGCGACCTGATGATCGTGACCCTCTACACCGAAGAACAAAACACCGACCCGGCCAAACTCGCCGCCGACGTCAGCACCACCATGAACAAAGCGCTGGCCCAGGCCAAACAGGTCAAAGACATCACCCTGCGCCAGGGCAGCCGCAACAGCTACCCGATCTACGACACCAAGGGCCAGAAAATCACCGGCTGGCGCGAACGCGCCGAACTGCGCCTGGAAAGCTCCGACTTCGCGGCACTGTCGAAGTTGACCGGCGAACTGCTCACCGACCTGAAAATGGGCGGCATGGATTTCGCCATCGCCACACCAACCCGCAAGGCCAGCGAAGATGCGCTGCTTAAAGAAGCCGTGACAGCCTTCAAGGCCCGTGCTCAATTGGCGACCGACGCGTTGGGTGGCAAGGGTTATAAGATCGTTAACCTGAACTTGAACAGCAACGGTTATCCACAGCCGTACATGCGTGGGCCGATGATGATGAAAGCCGCCGCCATGGACTCCGCACCAGTGACCCCGGAAGTTGAAGCCGGCACCAGCCAGGTCAGCATGACGGCGGATGGAGCGATTGAAGTGTTGATGCAGTGA